CTTGAAAATGTCGAACTCTCCGGCTCAAGTGCTCTCGTGATCAAAGCCTGTAAAGGTGCACAAGTGACTGTTAAAGGTTCTTTTTCCAACGATGGTTTTAAGCTTGTTCGATTAAATAATTCTGATTGCTCTCATGAAAGTTCAGTTCCCGAATACCTCAAAATCCGAGGATATAAATTCGAAAATTGTGGTGCCGCCATCTACGAATTTGATAAGCCGGGTGAATACACCGTCGAAGCTTAGCTTATAATGCTGTGCCCATTGGGTACAGCATTTTCTTTTACTTCCTTAATTGGATCTTTTTTAACATGAATGCACTCTACTTTACGAAAGAAAATCCTGCCATATTCAAATAAGTTGAAAAAAAACTTAATTTAAATCAATTTTTAAAAGAAAAAATTTTTTTTCCTCGGCTTTTGTGTTACCTTTGTTCTGCAATCGTGTTCATAGAAGCACGTCTCATTGATAAAGTATGAAATTCAAAGGAAAATACCATGGCTGTATTAGTTGGTAAACAAGCTCCAGACTTCAGCGAAAAAGCTGTTAAAGGTCAAGAAGTTATCGAAAACTTCTCTCTCTCACAATTCAAAGGAAAATACGTTGTACTTTTCTTCTACCCATTAGACTTCACTTTCGTTTGCCCTACTGAGCTTCACGCTTTTGAAGCAAAGCGCGCTGAGTTCGAAGCTAAAGGCGTTGAAGTTGTTGGTGTTTCAACTGACTCGTGGTTCTCTCACCTCGCATGGCTCAACACTCCTAAGAACCAAGGCGGTATCGAAGGCGTTGGTTACCCAATCGTTTCTGACTTCAACAAAACAATCTCTGCAGATTACGACGTTCTTCTCGGTGGTGGTATGGCTCTTCGCGGTCTTTTCCTCATCGACAAAGAAGGTGTAGTTCAGCACCAAGTTGTTAACAACCTCCCACTCGGTCGTAACGTTGACGAAGCTATCCGTATGGTTGATGCTCTTCAGTTCTTCGAAGCTAACGGTGAAGTTTGCCCAGCAAACTGGAACGAAGGCGACAAAGCTATGAAGCCAAACGATGCAGGTCTTAAAGAATACTTCGCTGAATAAGCCATAAGTTTTCTCTTAAAAAAGCGGAGTGCATACTCCGCTTTTTTTGTGTTTATATGAATGAAAATACTAACATAAACTGGTACAATCAACACGCCGAAGATTTCATTTTGCGAAGTGCGCAAGACGATATGAGCTGGCCTTACTCAGACTTTCTTTCTGCACTAACACAAGCTCCTGCTAAAATTTTAGACCTCGGCTGTGGTCCTGGACGTGATCTAGTCTATTTCAAAAATAAAGGTTACCAAGTTGAAGGCTTAGATGCGAGTGAAACGTTTTGTCAACACGCTGAAAAAATCAGTCATGCACGTATCATCCATCAAAAATTTAGTGAACTCAATTTAGCGCCTAAGAGCTATGACGGGATTTTTGCCAATGCGGTTCTCATGCATGTTGAACCCAAGGATCGCGAAGCCTTTCTAAAAGAAATATTTTGCGCTCTTCGTACAAACGGCATCTTTTATGCTCACTTTCCCAAAGGCCATAAAAGTGAACAAAGCTGCGATGGTCGCACACTTCACCTTTCCTCAGATTGGATTGATTTGTGCCAACATTACACTTGGAAACTTGAGCTCAATGAAGGGCGACCCAAATTTTTTAGTCCTGAAGAGCAAATATGGCAAGTCATTCGGTTTCGCAAAAACTGAATTCACCATTACTTTCCTGAGCAATAGAACTTTCAGCAAATTTAATCACGCCTAATGAACATACTTAATCGACATATTTTAAAGAATCTACTCTATATTTTTGTAGCTTCTCTACTGGTACTCACTTTCATTTTAGTACTTGGCTTGATGATTAAAATACTAAGTCGTTTGGATACGACGGTATCACAAATATTTATTTTCAAAATGTTCTTAATGCTACTTCCAAAAATCTTAGCCTACGCAATCCCCATTGCTAGCTTAGTGAGTGTAACTCTAGTCTTTAGCCGAATGTCCGCCGAAAATGAAATTACTGCGATGCGAGCCTCTGGAATCAGTCTATGGCAAATCGTCAACCCCGCCATACTCTTAGCTTTGGTCTCATCCGCTTGTTTATTCTATTTGAACATGTTTGCTGTCCCTCATCTTGAGGCGACTCGAAAATCAATGATGAAGGGTGAGCTCTTATCTAATCCCTCCACTTTTTTGCGAGGAGGCACAACTATTGACTTAGGAAAGTTATCTGTAGAAATAGGCGAAAAAAAGGAAGATGGTACACTGAAAGACTTACGAGTTATTGAAGTAGACAAAGCTACCGACATCGTATCTAACCAGCTTCTTGCACAGAGTGGTAAAATAATTAACACAACAGAGAACTCATTCACTATTGAATTTATCGATGTTATTATCCTAGACAACAACTGGGAGTTCTTAAAGAATGACAAGGGTGAAAACAAATCTCTAAGTGGTGTTAAAGTCACACGCCTACCCAACGCCAATACCACTTATACTTTCTACACAAATGATGAACTCAACAGTGGAAATTTAAGAAAACGCGCCAAATACCTCAACATCAAAGAAATGATTGCCCGTCTAGCAGTGCTCAAAAATAAGGAACAAACCAAGACTGTCCGCAGGGAACACACCGACCTTCTTTATAATTTAAACAAAAACTTGGCACTTTCCTTTTCCCCCCTTGCCTTTTTATTAATGGCCCTACCATTTGGCTTGCGTTCGAGTCGCTCAGAAACGAGTATTGGTCTTCTTATAAGCCTTATTGTCATGATGACTTATTACGCAACTATCTTAATTACTGGTGCCTTTGATAAACATACGGCAATGCACCCAGAAATTTTGGTATGGTTGCCAAATATTATCTTTCAAAGCTTAGGCCTTGGTATGATCGCCTTTAAAGTAAGTCATTAAACTACTTTTTCTTTTTGGCTTTCATCCTGACTTCAGTT
The sequence above is a segment of the Lentisphaera araneosa HTCC2155 genome. Coding sequences within it:
- a CDS encoding LptF/LptG family permease — encoded protein: MNILNRHILKNLLYIFVASLLVLTFILVLGLMIKILSRLDTTVSQIFIFKMFLMLLPKILAYAIPIASLVSVTLVFSRMSAENEITAMRASGISLWQIVNPAILLALVSSACLFYLNMFAVPHLEATRKSMMKGELLSNPSTFLRGGTTIDLGKLSVEIGEKKEDGTLKDLRVIEVDKATDIVSNQLLAQSGKIINTTENSFTIEFIDVIILDNNWEFLKNDKGENKSLSGVKVTRLPNANTTYTFYTNDELNSGNLRKRAKYLNIKEMIARLAVLKNKEQTKTVRREHTDLLYNLNKNLALSFSPLAFLLMALPFGLRSSRSETSIGLLISLIVMMTYYATILITGAFDKHTAMHPEILVWLPNIIFQSLGLGMIAFKVSH
- a CDS encoding peroxiredoxin, which gives rise to MAVLVGKQAPDFSEKAVKGQEVIENFSLSQFKGKYVVLFFYPLDFTFVCPTELHAFEAKRAEFEAKGVEVVGVSTDSWFSHLAWLNTPKNQGGIEGVGYPIVSDFNKTISADYDVLLGGGMALRGLFLIDKEGVVQHQVVNNLPLGRNVDEAIRMVDALQFFEANGEVCPANWNEGDKAMKPNDAGLKEYFAE
- a CDS encoding class I SAM-dependent methyltransferase encodes the protein MNENTNINWYNQHAEDFILRSAQDDMSWPYSDFLSALTQAPAKILDLGCGPGRDLVYFKNKGYQVEGLDASETFCQHAEKISHARIIHQKFSELNLAPKSYDGIFANAVLMHVEPKDREAFLKEIFCALRTNGIFYAHFPKGHKSEQSCDGRTLHLSSDWIDLCQHYTWKLELNEGRPKFFSPEEQIWQVIRFRKN